CCCGAGGCAGACATAAAAACAGGCCCAACACCAGTAACCTTATGAAGGGGGACATCACCTTATTCTCCTTGGCTCAACCTTTCAAAACTTGCAGAGCCCATTTTGCAGTTTGCGCAATCACAGGATGCTCATCATCCTGCAATTTTATTATCTTTTTAGATAAATCTACCCTTTTTTGATTTGCAATTGCAATAAGAACGTTTCTAATAAAGCGATGTCTCTTAATTCGTTTTACGGGAGAAGCTCGAAAAAATTCTCTAAACCCTTGTTCATCAAGGTCTATTAGCTTTTCCAGTTGTGGTGCGATAAATTCAGCTCGCGGCTTGTAATCTTTTTCTTGTGTAGCCTTCGTAAATTTTGTCCATGGGCAAACCGCCAAACAATCATCACAGCCGTAAATGCGATTCCCCATTTGTGCGGCCAGTTCTGGAGCAATCACGCCCTCATATTCAATGGTTAAATAAGAAATGCATTTACGAGCATCTATCTTTCCATCCTCTAAAAAAGCCCCTGTCGGACACATATCCAGACAATTTGAACAGTTGCCGCAGTGGTCTTTATGGGGGGGATCAGCTTCCAGCTCCAACGTGGTGTAGATTTCGCCCAGAAATAACCAGGAACCAAAGTCACGCGACACAACGCAGGTGTGTTTTCCCTGCCACCCCAATCCGGTTTGTGCAGCCAGCGGTTTTTCCATCACCGGGGCGGTATCGACAAAGACCTTCAATTCCCCTTCCCAACGAGCCACCATTTCCCGAGCCAGTCGTTTCAGGCGCTTTTTCACCGTATCATGATAATCGCGATTTTGCGCATAACAACTGATCACCCCATGATCCGGGTTCTCCAGTAAAGCCATGGGATCATAATCCGGGCCATAGTTCATGCCCAAGACGATCACGCTTTTGGCATCTCCCCACAAGACCTGAGGATCCGCACGACGCGCCTGTGTGGTTTGCATCCATTCCATCGTGCCATACAGGCCACGGGCGTTAAATTCGACCAAATCCTTTTTATGTTGGTCTGAGGTTTCAGCCTTGCAAAAACCAATGGCATCAAACCCCATATCCAGGGCAAGTTCCGTAATCGTCTGTTTGATATCTTCCATACCATCACCATAAAACAATGGCTTTCTTATACTGTGTGGTTTGAATTTGCGCAAACAGCGCTTATCTTTAGGGCGTAAACTCAAGGAGGTCCCGATGCCCACAGACTATCTTCATGCCACTTATGCCGCCGGATGTTTCTGGGGGGTCGAAGCCCGTTTTCGTGAACAAACCGGCGTTATAGATGCCGAAGTCGGCTATATCGGTGGTCACAAGCTCAATCCAACCTATCATGAGGTTTGCACAGATACCACAGGCCATGCCGAGGCCGTACATTTAACCTATGACCCTGCCCGCGTTTCTTTCGAAGACCTGATTGAGCTGTTCTTCAACTTGCATGATCCAACAACCTTGAACCGCCAAGGCCCGGACATTGGCAGTCAATACCGCTCCGCCATTTTTTACCATGATGATGCACAAAAAGAAGCAGCTGAGAAAATCATCAGCCAGCTAAACCACGACCAAAGATTCGCAGACCCGATTATCACACAGGTTGTACCAACTTCAACTTTCTATCGCGCAGAGGAATATCACCAACGTTATTTTGATAAAATGGGACGAAAATGACCCTGTTATTTCAGGTAAAAATAGTCAAAAACGCCTATAGCGCAAATTAGACTTAATCAAATGATCGCATAACGGAAGAATAGTACAACTTATTGCACAATCCCTGCCGATTGAAGTTGCAGAAACGGCCATATAGTCATATTATTTCAAAATATTTCAGCCTTTGAGAGATTAAAGCGTATGAACGACGTAAAGCACATACTGATTGTTGAAGACGACCCGGTTGTTGCAGATGTCGTGGCGGCGTGCCTGGAAGATGCTGAGTTTGCCACCACCATCACAGACTCCGGTCAAGCGGCCTTGAATATCATTTCAGACAGCACTGTAGACCTGTGTGTCGTGGACCTTGGCCTGCCCGATATGGATGGGTTGTCCCTGACACGAGAAATCAAAAGCAGAACCAATATCGGTATTGTCATTCTCAGTGGTCGTGGGGAAACAACCGAACGGATCATTGGGCTGGAAGTCGGCGCTGATGATTATCTAGGCAAACCATTTGAACCGCGTGAGCTGCTGGCACGTGTGCGCAGTGTTATTCGACGTACCCAACCCTGCATGCCAACCCCGATTGACACACACAGCTCCCCTGCCCCTGCCTCAGAGCCGGATCATTATTTTGTTTTTGACGGCTGGAAAGTGGATGTCACTTCATTGGAAATTGTTGGGCCGGATGGTTCTCACCCCCAGCTTTCCAGCAGTGAATTCAATCTTCTCCAAGCCTTTATTGAACATCCCAACCGGGTCCTGAGCCGTGATCAGCTTCTTGATATGGTCCATGGTGATAACACCCCCGCTTTTGATCGCAGCATTGATGTGCAAATCACCCGTTTGCGCAAAAAAATTGAAAGCGACCCAAAGGCCCCAAAATTTATCAAGACCATTCGCAATCGCGGATATATGTTTACAGCCAAGGTCAGCCGCCATTAAGCGGTTCTATCCCGCCACCGGGATAAGGAGCCTTTTTCTTCCACCACAATAATTCCCCGCGCACAAAAGCTTGGGCAAGGTCGTTTTTCGGTTCCTGGAAAAATGCTTCTGCACTGGCCTGTTCCAACAAACGCCCACGATGAAGAAACATCACCTCACGCCCCAACCGTTTGGCCTGCCCCAAATCATGGGTCGTCATAATGATGGTTGTCCCGCTTTGGGCAATGGCTTCGATGGTTTCTTCAATAGAATGGGTTGCACTGGGGTCAAGGCTGGCGGTAGGTTCATCCAGAAATAACACATCCGGATTAATTGCCCAGGCCCGTGCCATGGCAAGACGTTGTTGCTCCCCAAAAGACAAGACCCGTGCAGGCTGGTCAGCCAATCTGGCCAATCCCACCCGCTTTAACACACCGTAGGCTTTTTCTTCGCGTTGGGCCGGGTCAACACCACGTAATTTTAACGCATATTCAATATTGGCCCGTGCTGTTCGGCGTAACATCACCGGGCGTTGAAACACCATCGCCTGTTTTTCACGGGTTAACTTGGAAAAAGACACATCACCATTCCAGCTGACCACCCCAGAGCTGGGTTTGAGCAAACCGTGACAAATACGCAAAAGCAAACTTTTCCCCGCCCCATTTGCCCCAAGGATCATCAAGCGCGTGCCCGCCTGAACGCTAAAATTCATATCCTTGACCAAACGCTTGCCACGGGCCTCAAAATTAACGTCCTTAATTTCAAGAGGAAGAATACTCATGCGCCAATCCTCTTTTTAGCAAATTCCCCTAACATAAAGGCTGCTGCATTCACGCTTAGAGAAAGAACCAGCAAAACAATGCCCAAGCCAAGGGCCAGCGCGAGGTCCCCCTTACTGACCTCAAGCGCAATGGCTGTCGTCATCACACGGGTGACATGATCAATATTGCCCCCTACAATCATCACAGCACCCACTTCGGCACTGGCACGACCAAAACCGGCTAAAATCGCTGTCAGCAAACTAAAACGTCCATCCCATAACAAGGTCGCAATCGAGCCGACAGGTGAACAGCCAAGAGAGAGAAGCTGCTCACGATATTCCCCCCATAACTCTTGCACAACCTGACGGGTAAGGGCGGCAATAATTGGGGTAATCAGCACAACCTGGGCAATGATCATGGCCGCAGGGGTAAAGAGAAGCCCCATCACACCAAAGGGACCAGAACGTGATAACAACAAATAGACCAACAAGCCGACAACAACGGGGGGCAATCCCATCAGGGCATTGAGAAGAATGGTCAATGGCCGTTTTCCACGAAACGGCAGCATGACAAGAGCAGCCCCCAATGGCAAACCGATCAGGGCAGAGATCACCACGGCCGTAAAACTGACCTGTAAGGAAAGGCCAACAATTTCCACAAGATCATTATCAAGCTGCGTGATCAACGTAAACGCAGCCCCCATAGCCATCCAGATTTCGTCCATGGCTTAGCCTCCGCCACGCTGAAAGGTTTTGGCCATACGGTTATATTCAGCCAAGGCAATATCTTCATCCACCCCGAAAAACCGAAAAGTAATATGTGTCACAGGCAAGGTTAACAAGGCAATACGGCGTTCGCTTTCTTCTGACAGCTCAACCTCAATACGTCCGGTCGGCGCATTTTCAATCACCACTTGGGCACCGGATTGCGCATCCCCTTTAACCGTTAAACTGGCCTGAGGAACGGCCTTGGGCAACAGGCGCAAAAAGTCCTTATGATTGGTCCCCATTTCGCGGGTGATTTCAACAAAAGCGGACACGCGCCCTTATCCTCCTGCAACCGGGGGCCAAACAGCCAGATGATCCCCATCTTCTAACATATGTGTGCCACGTGCACTGGGTTCCACATACACACCGTTGACCAGCACCAAATGGCACATTTCAGGCGGGACGTGATAATGTTCCAGTAGAACCGTCAAAGGCGTTTGTGGCTCAACAGAGACTTCTGCTTCATTTGCAGCTGTCCCAGCAGGCAGAAACTTGCCCAATTGCGCATAAAGTTTCAATGTGACTTTCATCTAATTGCGCAGGCCCTGATTTTGTGTAGAGGCAAGATAGGCTTCCATAATCCGGGTGGGGTCTTTCATCAAGCGTTCTTTCCAATCCCCCAAAGGTAGGCGACTTTGGATAAGCCCGCGCAAAACGCCAACATGATCTGTATGCCCCAGAGTCTGTGCCCCAACAAGAACATCCCCCTCAAATTCCAATCGGATATATTTGAAATCCTTTTTATCCAGAGCAATGGCCTGATCTCCGCCCTCAATCCCATCCCATTGTCCAAAGGAGGCAGAGATCAATCCCAACGTATCAAGAACGTTCATCACCAGCGAACCGTTATAGGCTGTGTCCACTCCGCCCATATTCAAAGCGGCAATCCGGCCATGTTCGGTTGCGGTGGGCTGAATGGCATGAACCGAGCGCCCCCCTGTAGAAAAATCCAGTCCTTGGGCGACATCACCTGCTGCATAAATATCATCAACCGTAGTGTGCATCTGGCGATCAATGAGGATACCGTTTTCAGCCTCAATTACCGTCCCCTCAAGAAAATCAATATTAGGGGCGACCCCGGCAGCCACCACAACCAAATGGGCCGGGATTTGATGGCCATTATCCAGATCAACCAACAAGCTATCTTCATCCGATGCCCCATTGGCTTCCAGCTTGGTAATTTTTGTGTTGGTATGAACCGATACCCCTTTTAACTGGCACCATTCTTTCAACAAGGTTCCGGCATTTTCATCCAGCATTCGCGGGACCATGCGGTCCCCCATTTCCACAACCGTCAATTTGACTTTACGAAGGGCGAGGGCTTCAAGAATGATACAGCCAATAAAGCCTGCCCCCAGCAAGACCACATGCGCCCCTTCATGGGCAAGCTCGATGATTTTACGTGCATCGGCCAACGTCCAGCAATGATGTACACCGCCCTGATCAAGCCCCTGAATGGGCGGCTTCACCGGACGTGACCCTGTTGCGACCAATAATTTATCGTAGGTTTCCACATCCCCATTGCACAGGCTGACCGTCTTGGCCCTGGCATCCACAGCCGTGGCCTGGTTTTGACGCAAGGTAATTTGCTTGTCCTTATAAAAGCTGTCAGCCCCCTTAATATGGGTGCCGCGTTCTTCAATATTGCCAACAAGGTAATAGGGAATAGCCATACGTGAATAAGGCAGTTCCGGCTCTTCACCGATCAAGATAATCTCACAATCCGGGTCATTCTTTCGCAGGGTCTCTGCTGCTACAACACCGCATGGGCCTGCGCCTAAAATCACATACTTCATGACCACTTCCTTTTTTGATGCCTCACCTCTTTGTGGAAAAGAGTATGCCTTTCATAGCCATCAAACAAGGAAATCAATTACCGCAGTGCAGCATAGCATAATCCCAAATTGGGTACAATATCAATTAAGAATGATAATCGTTATTAATTAAGTTGCAATTTACAAACATACCAATATATTCAGCCCGCAAACAATTTGGTCATGAGGAACAGATGTTAAACGGTTTAAATATAAGAAAACTCGCTATTTTTTACAGCGCCACCATTGTTTTATCAGGTCTGGTCATTTTTTCCGGTACCCATCTCCTCAAAGATAATCTGTCTTCGATACAAGGGGCCTGGGTTCAATTTGACATTGAACGTCTGGAAAAATTCCGCTTGCTGGCAGACCTTAACCGGGACCTTGGCTACAATGGCCTTATTCACGATTTCAAAAGCTACGTCTTGCGTAAAGACCGCCGCCATTTGGAAAAAGTAAACAATCGCCTGAGCAATGTCAGACAGGTTGTCAATCGTTACGCTTTGGTCGTGCAAAAAAGCCCGGAAGAAACCAAAGCCATTACAACAGTGATCAAGACAATCAATGGCTACGCACAAGCTACACAAGCCGTACAAGAACTTGCCAAGGAACGAAAAAAGGCCAAGGAAATTGATAAAGTTATCAAGATCAATGACAAGCCAGCCTTGGAGGCCATCGAATTTCTGTCCCAACGTGCACTAAGTGATGTGGGGCTGGATGCAAATCAAACCGACAGTAAGTCTGTCCTACTATCCCGCATTTACAGCGCAATGGGATATGGTGGCATGATCCACAATTTCCAGAACTTCATGCTGCGCTTTGATATAAAACACTACAATCAGATGAAAGCATCCTCCAAAATTGTCCATGACCTGTTGGCTAAATATGAGAAACTTGGCGTGAATGACGCAGAGATCAAAGCCATCAAGGACATCAAGGCCATTCTGGTTTATTACAAACGCGGCATGGCAAAGGCAAAGCGGCTCGCCAAACGGGGCTTTGCCTCACCGGAAGATATTTATCACGTTGTTAAAATCAGTGATAAAAGAGGAGTCAGAGGCTTAAATGGTCTCTCTTATGAAATCGGGCAAGCCATTGAAGCACGTGCCCAAAAACTGAAAAACAATATCAAACAGGCGGAACATCTGATCGGCATGATGATTATCGCAGTTCCCATCAGCCTGCTTGTCATCATTGCCCTGACCTATTGGGTGTTTGGTCGCCAGATTGTTAAACCCCTTTTACGCCTGTCCCAATCAACCAACACCCTTGCCCAGGGCAGTGTGGATTGTGACATTCCCGATAAAGAGCGCCGTGATGAAATTGGCGAAATTGCCAAAGCCCTTGAAATATTCAAAGGCAACATGATTGAGCGACTGAAAATGGAACAGGAAAAAGAGGAACACGAACAACAAGCTGAACGCCAGCGCAAAGCCTTTGTTGAAAAAATCCTTGCTGATTTCCAAAGTTCCGTTGGCTCGATCCTTGATAACATTACACAGCATGTACAGTTTTTGGATTCAACAGCCAATGAGCTTGGCGAACGTGCCGTTGCAGGGGGCAACCAAAGCCTGACGGTTGCCGATTCAGCATCCAACGCGGCAAACCGTGTACAAGCTGTTTCTTCGGCAGGAACACAGCTTCATTCAACCATCAACGAGATTTCCCAACAGGTTGCAAAAACCACCGATGCAATGGGCAGTACCGTCCAACGCGTGACCCATGCCTCTCAAACAGTGGGACAACTTTCTTCCACCTCACAGGAAATCGGAAATGTAGTTGAAATTATTAACGGCATTGCGGCGCAAACCAACCTTCTGGCCCTCAACGCCACAATTGAGGCTGCACGCGCAGGTGAAGCAGGCAAGGGTTTTGCGGTTGTCGCCAGTGAAGTCAAAACACTGTCCACACAAACCACCAATGCAACAGAACAGATTGCCCTGCAAATCAATGGTATTCAGTCCCAAACGCAAGGGGCGGTTGAATCTATTGATATCATTCGCAAGGAAATTGATGTTTTACAGGATGCCATCACACAGATTGCCGCCGCCATTGAAGAACAATCGGCTTCTGTCAGTGAAATTTCCAGCAATATTGACGGTGCCTCCAGCGATACGCGGGATGTGTCAGACAAAATCGGTAATGTCTCCCAAGCCAGTGCGCAATCTTGTTCAGCTGCGATTCAAGTCCTTTGGTCCATTGAAGATCTGGATAACGTCAGGGAAGAGCTGGACAAACAATCCAGCAAGTTCCTTCAACAACTCAGGGCGCATTAATCCCTAAAATCAATACCCACACCAACCTTAAAGGAGGGACCAATGGCCCTCCTTATTTTTTAAGAAAACTCTTTTGAAACTTCGCTCAGCGCCCAGTCAATCCATGGGGTGAGAAGTTTAAGGTCACTGGCCTCAATCGTGGCCCCACACCAGATACGCAACCCGACCGGTGCCTCTTTATAAGCTCCGATATCATAAGCAGCCTCTTCTGCATCCAAAACAGCAACCACTTTCTTGGCAGCCTTGGCCTGATCTCCTTCACTCAATGCCTTAAACCAGTCAGCTGTGATTTTCAGGCAAACCGATGTGTTGGAACGTGTATTTTCATCAGCTGCCAAAAACTCAACCTCAGCCGTCTGACCAACCCAGTCTTCCATCACCTGCAAATTATCCTGAGAGCGCTTGATCAAGGCTGATAAGCCACCCAGACTTTCAGCCCATTTCAAGCCATCCAGCGCATCTTCAACACACAACATGGAAGGCGTATTGATGGTAGCACCTGTAAAAATCCCTTCGATTAATTTGCCACCTTTGGTCAGGCGGAAAATTTTCGGCAAAGGCCAGTTGGGCGTATAGCTTTCCAAACGTTCAACAGCACGCGGGGACAAAACCAACATACCATGTGCCCCTTCGCCCCCCATGACTTTTTGCCAGCTATAGGTCAGCACATCCACCTTCTGCCACGGAATATCCATGGCAAATACCGCAGACGTCGCATCGACAATACTCAGCCCCTCACGATCATCTGCAATCCAGTCCCCATTGGGCACACGCACACCCGATGTAGTCCCATTCCAGGTAAAAACCACATCACGGGAAAAATCAACGGCTGATAAATCCGGTAACTCCCCATAAGGGGCATCCAGAACGCGCACATCTTCCAGCTTCAACTGGTTGGTGACATCATTCACCCAGCCTTTGCCAAAACTTTCCCACGCCAACATGTCCACACCACGTGCGCCCAACATAGACCAAAGCGACATTTCCACCGCCCCTGTATCAGAAGCCGGAACAATCCCGACACGATAATCTGCGGGAATTCCCAACACAGCCTTGGTGCGTTCAATGACCTCTGCCAGTTTGTCTTTACCAATCTTGGCACGATGAGAGCGCCCTAAGGCCGATTCCTTCAATGCCTCAAGGCTATAGCCCGGACGTTTGGAACAAGGACCGGAAGAAAAGTTCGGATTGGCAGGTTTCTGTGTTGGTTTTGGCAGGTTTGTCATCAAGGAACGCCTTATTCAGCATAAAAGAACACTAAGTATTCAGCCTTATAGCGAAAAGTCGAAAAATAGACAATAAAATGACAAGAAAGACTGAATTAGAATAAATAAAGGCTAAAAGAGATGTCGGGAACCCCCTGTAAGAATACATTCGACATGACTGTTAATATCGTCATTAGTGCCGCCAAAGAACGGGCCCAAGACGGCAAAGTCACTCTTGATGAACTGGAAGAGATCAGACAGGCCCTGACCATTGGCAATATACAGGTTGAAGCCTTTTGCCATTCCATTCACGAACGCTGTGAACATAATATTCAGCTTGATCTTTTGGTGCCGCCACGCACCAATGCCTATGGCCGGGTTATGGTTCAACCACTGGAAAAACTGTTTGACCAAAAACAACGTCGCATTTCAAACAAACAGTTAGCAAGCTATTTTCATATGCTCGATCAAATTTTAGGTCGCGAACAATATGAACAATATCACGATACAGCCAATGAGCTGATGCGCCATGAAATTGGTAAAAACGGCCCGGATTTTCATTGGGATGATTTCTTTGCCTTAGAAGCAATCCGTAAAATTCGTATCGAAACACTGGTGCGTATTGCCCATGCCTTTCACAATTTTGAACCCCGCCTTGACTGGTTCATCACCATCTTCGAAAGCTCTTTCAAAAACGGTCAAATTCAACATGATGAAGGCACATTGCAATTCACCCGACGCCAGGCCAGAGACTTTCTTCTCGCCCTTTTCTCTGAATTTGTCTTTCCCGAACATGACAAAGACCTGGGGCCATCCATTTTCCTGTCCGTAGATGAACAGCGCGAAATTTCAAAACTGATCATCAATCTACAAAAGATTAGATAAACCATAAAAAATGGGCCCCTGCTTAAACAGAGGCCCATTAAGGCGTTCATTCAGAAACCTGACAACTTAGCCAAATACACGATCAAAAATCACGTCCACACGTTTGGTGTGATAGCTGATTGAATCTTCATCCAACAGTGTTTTCAACTGATCAACCGTCAGATGCTCTGTCAGCCCCTCATCTTTAGACAAGAAGAAGAACAGGCGGTTGTCATGGTTTTGCGCTTCTTTTTCCGTCTCATCCATCACAACTTCACCATCCGGGTTATCCGGATCAATCCCGTAGGATTTCCACACACGCATGGCATTGCGCTGTACGATGCGATAGCTGTCTTCACGCGATACGTTATTTTGCGTCAGGAACAACAAAACACGCTGCGCATCATGGATGCCACCGAAGTTGTTCATGTGATCCAGCATGTTCTGCGGATAGACAACCAGTTTCTCAATGGTACCTGCCAAACGGCCAAGTGCAAAATTCAATGTCACAGTTGCATCTGGGCCAATCATCCGTTCCACAGAAGAGTGGGAAATATCACGCTCGTGCCACAGGGCAACATTTTCCAATGCCGGTGTCACAGACATGCGAACGATACGCGCCAGACCTGTCAGGTTTTCTGTCAGGATCGGGTTACGTTTGTGCGGCATGGCAGAAGAGCCTTTTTGCCCCGGTGCAAAATATTCCTGCGCTTCACGCACTTCGGTACGCTGCATGTGACGAATTTCAATAGCGATATTTTCAATAGAAGAGGCGATCATGCCCAAAACACAGAAATAATGGGCATGGCGATCACGCGGGATCACCTGTGTGGAAATTGGCTCCGGTGTCAGGCCCATTTGTTCAGCCACATATTCTTCAACACGCGGGTCAACGTTGGCGAATGTACCAACCGCACCGGAAATCGCACAAGTCGCTATCTCTTCACGTGCGCGTTCCAGGCGTTCTTTGTTACGCTTCATTTCCGCATAAAAACGTGCAAATTTCAGCCCCATCGTGACAGGCTCTGCATGGATCCCGTGGGAGCGGCCAATACAAACCATATATTTGGTTTCTTCTGCCCGCGTTTTCAAAGCTGCCAACATACGATCCATGTCTTTCAACAACAGATCAGCCGCCTGCATCATCTGTACACCGAGACATGTATCCAAAACGTCAGAAGACGTCATCCCCTGGTGCACAAAACGAGCTTCCGGACCAACATTTTCAGACAATTCCGTCAAAAAAGCGATCACGTCATGCTTGACTTCCAGCTCGATCTCATCAATGCGCGCGATCCGCTCTGGCGTATATTCCTTGTTACCTTTGTCCCAAACCACTTTGGCTGTGCCTTCAGGAACAACATTCAGCTCTTCCATTTTCGTCAAAGCATGCGCTTCAATTTCAAACCAGATGCGAAACTTATTGGCTGGTTCCCAAATATCGGTCATGGCTTTGTTGGAATAACGCGGGATCATATTATTAGTCTCCTATGGACAGTGGCGGTTTCCGGCGGTTTTTCGCAAATCCTCGCTTAAAATCGCCATCGTCAAGGTGTGTAAATGCGCTCATGAAAGTGTGTGTTCATGCACCGTGTTGGTCGCGTATTGCTTGCGCCAATTTTTGGTGTGAAAAGCATCATGCGATTGCATGGCAAAGTGTCATGCAAAAAACACGTTTCTATCATACGAAAGCGATCTACGAGACTGGTTTTTAATGATTTTCTCGGCTTGGTCAATGTTTGATAGGGGTAGATGTATAAAAACATTAAAAATCAGATGGATACTGCAACATGGCCCCACCATTAAATAAAATGAAACTCACAAACGCAAACATCTCACCGCTCGAATCCTCATTGGACCTGTACTGAAAAAGTGGCCTCACTGGAGAGCTCTCTAAACGACTAAAAGTGGCGCGATACTTGCTTGTATTCCGCGAGAACCTCCTCGTTCGGAGATATAAACTAAGATCTTCCGGGATATTGGCAATTTAAGATAGGTAAATCTTACCTATTCATTAACACGCAAGGTAGGAAAAATGTACACTGACGGGATTTACAAAAAATATTATCGACACGATTTTCTTCATCTCAGAACTTCCTTGCCCAAGGCTACAGATAAAATGGAGAGAATATAATGTCTATAGATCCCCTTCAGGCGTCCATAACTGCTGTCCAATATCGACAAAGCCAACCTCAGGGTCAGCTTCCCTCTTTTGACATAAAAGAACTCTTGGCCTCAGGAGCTATGACAAAAAAGCTCGACGATCCAACACTTGTCGAAACCTTCAGAGCCCATGCTGCACAGTTCAAAAACTTAACTCCAGCTCAAGAAGCTGAGAACCTTGAACGTACCCTGAAAACGGCACAACAACACCTATATCACGATAAAGCTAGTCATGAAGTTCACAAAGCGAGCAAGGCAATGAGGGAAGCCATGGGGCTCCTTGGCGTTTATGACACATTTGCCATAACGCGCTTGCATAATGGCGAATATCGAATTTCAGGCACGGGCCAAGATCCCGATACAGGCATGGGATTAAGTTTTGATCCGCGTGTTGCCTTGCCCAATCAGGATCTCATTGAAAAGATCATGAATGGTAAAGCCCCGAAATATGCAGAATTAAGCAAAAAAGTAATGGCGAAACTGGATGAAGTGAATGCACATTATGCCAAGGCTAATGAATTCCTTGATAAGGCAAGAGCTATTGAAACACCTTTTCCTCCCCCTTTTCCCGATGATCTTTCCTTTGGTTTTGAGGCACATACAAGCCATGTATACCTCGGAACAATGGGCGGACATCATGAGGCAGGAAAGGCACGTGCTTTGTCAAACCCCAAAGCGTTTCAGGACTGGAAAGATTCCAAGGACCCAAGCACGTTAGAAATTTGGACATACGAGCAGGTTTATGCCCTGTATTTTCGCGACACTACCTCTGTTGAGGTTCTCAATTCCATTGCGCAACACACCCAACTGAAAGAGCTTGCCATAACTGACAAAGGCTTGGAAGACGAACGCAAGGCAATTGACAAGCTCCAAGAGGATATCATTTTCTACCAAAGCAGGTTGAATGAGTTAAAGATGGCTGCAAACCAACAGAGCGATACAAGCCCCGGATAAATATGGCGGGAAGCCCTTCCTCATAGATAAAAAAACTTGTTCCGCACTGCAATATCGCTTAAGGCTAGGGT
This sequence is a window from Terasakiella sp. SH-1. Protein-coding genes within it:
- a CDS encoding FAD-dependent oxidoreductase — translated: MKYVILGAGPCGVVAAETLRKNDPDCEIILIGEEPELPYSRMAIPYYLVGNIEERGTHIKGADSFYKDKQITLRQNQATAVDARAKTVSLCNGDVETYDKLLVATGSRPVKPPIQGLDQGGVHHCWTLADARKIIELAHEGAHVVLLGAGFIGCIILEALALRKVKLTVVEMGDRMVPRMLDENAGTLLKEWCQLKGVSVHTNTKITKLEANGASDEDSLLVDLDNGHQIPAHLVVVAAGVAPNIDFLEGTVIEAENGILIDRQMHTTVDDIYAAGDVAQGLDFSTGGRSVHAIQPTATEHGRIAALNMGGVDTAYNGSLVMNVLDTLGLISASFGQWDGIEGGDQAIALDKKDFKYIRLEFEGDVLVGAQTLGHTDHVGVLRGLIQSRLPLGDWKERLMKDPTRIMEAYLASTQNQGLRN
- a CDS encoding response regulator transcription factor gives rise to the protein MNDVKHILIVEDDPVVADVVAACLEDAEFATTITDSGQAALNIISDSTVDLCVVDLGLPDMDGLSLTREIKSRTNIGIVILSGRGETTERIIGLEVGADDYLGKPFEPRELLARVRSVIRRTQPCMPTPIDTHSSPAPASEPDHYFVFDGWKVDVTSLEIVGPDGSHPQLSSSEFNLLQAFIEHPNRVLSRDQLLDMVHGDNTPAFDRSIDVQITRLRKKIESDPKAPKFIKTIRNRGYMFTAKVSRH
- a CDS encoding phosphate ABC transporter ATP-binding protein, giving the protein MSILPLEIKDVNFEARGKRLVKDMNFSVQAGTRLMILGANGAGKSLLLRICHGLLKPSSGVVSWNGDVSFSKLTREKQAMVFQRPVMLRRTARANIEYALKLRGVDPAQREEKAYGVLKRVGLARLADQPARVLSFGEQQRLAMARAWAINPDVLFLDEPTASLDPSATHSIEETIEAIAQSGTTIIMTTHDLGQAKRLGREVMFLHRGRLLEQASAEAFFQEPKNDLAQAFVRGELLWWKKKAPYPGGGIEPLNGG
- a CDS encoding MoaD/ThiS family protein, translated to MKVTLKLYAQLGKFLPAGTAANEAEVSVEPQTPLTVLLEHYHVPPEMCHLVLVNGVYVEPSARGTHMLEDGDHLAVWPPVAGG
- the msrA gene encoding peptide-methionine (S)-S-oxide reductase MsrA, producing MPTDYLHATYAAGCFWGVEARFREQTGVIDAEVGYIGGHKLNPTYHEVCTDTTGHAEAVHLTYDPARVSFEDLIELFFNLHDPTTLNRQGPDIGSQYRSAIFYHDDAQKEAAEKIISQLNHDQRFADPIITQVVPTSTFYRAEEYHQRYFDKMGRK
- a CDS encoding ABC transporter permease, with translation MDEIWMAMGAAFTLITQLDNDLVEIVGLSLQVSFTAVVISALIGLPLGAALVMLPFRGKRPLTILLNALMGLPPVVVGLLVYLLLSRSGPFGVMGLLFTPAAMIIAQVVLITPIIAALTRQVVQELWGEYREQLLSLGCSPVGSIATLLWDGRFSLLTAILAGFGRASAEVGAVMIVGGNIDHVTRVMTTAIALEVSKGDLALALGLGIVLLVLSLSVNAAAFMLGEFAKKRIGA
- the queG gene encoding tRNA epoxyqueuosine(34) reductase QueG, whose translation is MEDIKQTITELALDMGFDAIGFCKAETSDQHKKDLVEFNARGLYGTMEWMQTTQARRADPQVLWGDAKSVIVLGMNYGPDYDPMALLENPDHGVISCYAQNRDYHDTVKKRLKRLAREMVARWEGELKVFVDTAPVMEKPLAAQTGLGWQGKHTCVVSRDFGSWLFLGEIYTTLELEADPPHKDHCGNCSNCLDMCPTGAFLEDGKIDARKCISYLTIEYEGVIAPELAAQMGNRIYGCDDCLAVCPWTKFTKATQEKDYKPRAEFIAPQLEKLIDLDEQGFREFFRASPVKRIKRHRFIRNVLIAIANQKRVDLSKKIIKLQDDEHPVIAQTAKWALQVLKG